Within Halobacterium jilantaiense, the genomic segment GACTCCTCGCCCTCTAGGCCGCCGCCCGGGACGCCCCACGCTGACTCTCCCCGCGGCAGAACGAGCAGCGCGCGCTCACGGTCCTCGACGCCGCCGCTGTACGACTCGCTGCGCTCGGCGGCCTGCTCCGGGGCGCGCACGGTCCACGTGTACGCGCTCCCGACGTAGCCGTCGCGTGCGTTCTCGACGTACTCGGGGAACGCGCCGGCCTCCACCTCGACTGTCTCCTCGCTGACGGGGACCGGCCCGTACTCGGCCCGCAGCCGTTCGACCTGTTCGTCGACGAACCCGCGGTTGAGGTGTTCGCTGGACACGGCTGGACACACCGTGTTGGCGTCCGTGCAAGTAGCTTCCGCCGACCGCGCACTCCCGAAACGCTCTTTCGCCGTCCGACCGACGACCACACGATGGACTCAGAGCCCGAGATTCTCGTGACGAACGACGATGGAATCGACGCCCCCGGCATCCGCGCGCTCGCCGAGGGCCTCGACGCCGTCGGGAACGTCACTGTCGTCGCGCCCGCCGACGACAAGAGCGCGACCGGCCGCGCGATGTCCAGTGAGGTCCGCGTCCACGACCACGACCTCGGGTACGCCGTCGAGGGGACACCTTCCGACTGCGTCGTCGCCGGGCTGGAGGCGCTCGGGCCGTACCCCGACCTCGTGGTCGCCGGTGTGAACGAGGGCGGGAACCTCGGGATGTACGTCCTCGGCCGGTCCGGCACCGTCAGCGCCGCCGTCGAGTCGGCGTTCTTCGGCGTGCCCGCCATCGCCGTCTCGATGTACATGCGCGAAGACCAGTTCGGCGAGCCGACGGCCGTCGAAGACTACGAACACGCCGTCGACGCCACCACGCACCTCGCCGACGCCGCCGTCGAGACTGACGTCTTCGAGGCGGCGGACTACCTGAACGTGAACGCGCCCCACCCGGAGGCCGACGCGACCGGCGAGATGGTCGTCACGCGCCCCTCCCACGCGTACGACATGACCGCCGACCAGCACGGCGACACCGTGGCGCTCCGGGACCGGCTCTGGGACGCGATGGCGTCCGGCGACATCCCCGACCCGGAAGGGACCGACCGGCGGGCCGTCCTCGACGGCCACGTCTCTGTGTCGCCGCTGACGGCACCGCACACGACCGAACGCCACGACGCGCTCGACGACCTCGCCGACCGGTTCTGACGCGACTACTCCACCCGGCAGTCCCGCAGCATCGCCTCGGCGTCTAGCACTCCAGCGACGCTCGGGGGCGAGCCGTCGAACCAGCCCACGCGCTCGATTTCGTCCGCGCGCTCCCCGAGATCGTCCCCGAACTCGGTGGCGTCGGTGCGCGCCGCGAACGCCACGAACCACCCCCGGATCGACTCGTCGCCCGACCGGAACACCTGTTCTTCGACGCGCCGCGGGCCGAGTACGGTACAGTCCAGCCCGGTCTCCTCGCGGACCTCGCGGCGCGCCGCGGCCGCGAACGTCTCGCCGTCCTCGACGCCGCCGCCCGGCAGCACCCAGCCGTCGCTCCAGTGCGTCTCGACGAACGCCACCTCGCCGTCGGGGTTCCAGACGACCGCGCCGGCCGCCGTCCAGCCGTCCGCGTCCGGCGACAGGTCTTCCGGTGGCACCTCGAACTCGCGCACCACGTGGGTCGCGTCAGAGCGCGCGACGAGGCCGGCGAGCGCGTCGTTCATGCGCGACCCTCGATTGCCGGCCGATAAAAAGCTGACCCGACCGGCACGCCGAATCTGGCCGCCGGGCTGCGGGTCGGCGACGCTCGTCTCTGCGAGTGGACGGTCGGTGGCTGCTACCGGTACTCCTCGCGGCGTCAGTCGTCGTTCGTGTAGGCGTCGTGGGCGAGCCCGGCGAGCGCGCAGGCGCAGACGACGAGCACGACGACCGCGACCGGTCCGCTGACCACGGCTGGCGAGGCGAGGTGGCTCACGGTCGTGGCGAGCGCGACTGCGGACACGGAGACGGCCGACAGCGCTCGGTTGTCCCCGTCGTCGGCCGGTTCGGGCGTCCTGTCGAGGAGGGCGTCGACGTCGACGTCTGGGTCCAGTTCCAGGCGGCAGGCGCGTTTGTCGAACTCCACGAGGTCTGCGGCCGCCATCTTCGGCGCGTGATGCTGGTAGACGGCTGCCTGGACGGACTTGCGGTCGTCGTACGTGACGGAGACCGGGTCCGCGATTCCCTCCTCCCAGGCAGCGATGGTGGACGCGAGCTCCGGGACCTCGGCTGCGTTGTTCTCGGCGTCGTCGAGCAGGTAGAGTATCTGACGGCGGCGGCGGTTCGCGAGGACGTCGAACACTCTGTCTACGTCGTCGGCGTTGTCGTCGGTCGTGGCTGACCGGTGCTGGAGTGTGCCGACACCACTCTCGTCCTGATTGTCCGGTTCTCTCCCCGATTCGTCGGGCTTAGTTTGTGAAACACTCACACGATTCTCCCCGGTAGCATCCTCTCACCCTGCCGCATTAAATCTTTATGAACTGACGATTCGGGGTCGAAATTTCGACACTGGGGGGCTGAAACATCTTTTTATGCAAAATGGTGGAGCGGCTAGTTATGGTGGTTGTTAACACGAAAAGTCGGGCTAACCGCAGCTTAACCGATTCATCACTCCGACGAAATCACCCAGTGACCCGAATACGGACGGCGGGAAGGGGGCCGTCGCCCACTGTAACCAGTTCCTAACCCTGCCACTCCCGAACCGAATACGGGTCGCTGTGCAACCCAACGACCTCGTTTCGTCCGACGCCAGTGAGAAATAACGGCATAATCGGGTGGTAGCGTCTCCATATTCCGCCGACTACTGATTCACCCTCCCGCAGTTGGTCGAGATGCGTGGTACCGCCGCGCACAGTACAATGAATCGGAAGGCAGTCTTCGCCACGATATTCGCGGTGCTGCTCGCGCTCGCCCCCGCAGCGGGGATGGCGGGCGCTACGGCGGCACCAGCAGGGGGAACAGACGCAGTAGCTAATGCACTCGACGGCGACGTAGAGAACCCGAACGCGGCCGTCGAGTTCGGCGCACCAGGTGACGTCGACGCGGCCCTCCAGGACGCCGAGGGCACGGTCGAAGTCGTCCTGCGGCTGGAAGCGATCGACCGCGCCAGCATCCAGGACGTCACCGGGCAGGCAGCGATTCAGTCACTGAAGACCCACGCCGCCGCGACCCAGCAGAACCTCCTTCGGTTCGCCGGGCAGACCGACGGCGTCGAGGTCGTCGAGCAGCTCTGGATCGCGAACGCGGTGCTCGCGGAAGTCGACACCGACGAGGTCAGCATCGAAGAGCTGACCCGGATCAAAGGTGTCGAGCGAGCGCACGCGAACTTCGAGCTCACGGTGCCCGAGCCCGCCCAGCAGCGCGCCGCCAGCGCGGACGGCGTGCAGGTGGACTCCTACAACACCACCTACGGCCTCTCGCAGATCAACGCTACCGAGGTCTGGGACGAGTACAACACGATGGGTGACGGCGTCGGCGTCGCCGTCCTCGACACCGGTGTCGACCCGGACCACCCGGACATCGACATCGACCCGGACAACTTCGTCGAAGCCACCGAGGACGGCGTGGAGAACGTCGACCCCTACGATAGTGCTGAACACGGCACCCACACTTCGGGTACCGTCACCGGTGGGAACGCCAGCGGCGAGTACATCGGCGTCGCGCCCGACGCGACGCTCTATCACGGCCTCGTTATTTCGGGCGGTAGCGGCTCGTTCGTGCAGGTCGCCAACGGGATGCAGTGGGCCGCCAACGAGTCCGGTGTCGACGTCGTGTCGATGAGCCTCGGCGGAGAGGGGTACTCCGAGCAGATGATCGAGCCCACGCAGAACATCGAGGCCGCCGGCAAGATTCTCGTTGCCTCGGCGGGTAACAGCGGCGCAGGGACTTCCGGCAGCCCCGGGAACGTCTACGAGGCAGTCGCAGCCGGCGCGAGCAACGAAGCCGGCGGCATCGCCGACTTCTCCAGCGGCGAGGAGATCGACACCGAGTCCGCGTGGGGCGACGCCGCGCCCAGCGACTGGCCGGACTCCTACACCGTTCCCGACTACGCCGCGCCCGGTGTGGCCGTGAAGAGCGCCGCGCCCGGCGGCGGCTACCAGGAGCTGTCCGGAACGTCGATGGCCGCGCCGCACATGAGCGGCGCAGTCGCGCTGATGCTGTCCGCGGCGGGCGATATCGACCAGGCGACCGTCGAGGACGCGCTGACCGAGTCGGCGTGGACGCCCACCGAGGACCCCGACCCGACCCGGTACGGTGACGGCATCATCGACATCTACAACGCGACCGACCAGGTCGCACTCGAACAGGAGATCACTGGCACGGTGACTGACACCGACGGCAGCCCCATCGCGGGCGCGACCGTCTCCACCGACCAGGGCTTCGAAGCGACGACGAACGCCGAGGGCGAGTACACGGTGCTCGCGGAGACCGGGAACGTCTCGGTGACCGCCGACGCCTTCGGAGCGGAGAGCGCGACCGAGACCGTCGAAGTCGGCGACAACGAGACCGCCGTCCAGAACTTCAGCCTCGAACCCGCGCTCGGTGTCACTCTGGAGTCCGGACAGGCCAGCGCCATCGAGGGCGGTGAGAACGCCTCCGCGACTGTCAACGTCGCGAACCTCGACTCGTACACCGCCGAACTCGCCGACGGCTACAGCGAGGCCGACGCCACGCTGTACCTCAACGGCGACGAGATTCAGTTCGGCGAGACGGTCGAACTCGGCGGTTACAGCGGCACGGCGACCGTGACTGTCGAGACGGCCGCGAACACGACGGGGAGCCTCTCCATCGAACACAGCTTCGCGGGCCTCGGTGACAGCGTCAACGTCACCACCGGCCCGACCGAGGTCTACGAGAACTTCGTTCAGGTCGGCGTCGTCGACGACGACGGCGGCTACGGCGGCGCGGTCGCCTCCACCATCGAGGCGGAGACGCCCGGGAACTACTCGGTGTCCGTCATCGGCTCCGACACCGCCATCGACTCCGTCGACGAGTACGACGCGTACGTCGTCCAGCAGATCGACGAGGACAACGCCGACGCGTTCACGTCCGCAACGGCGGGCTACAGCGTCGGGACCGTCTACCTCGACCAGTGGGCGTCGGACTCCAACGGCATCGAAGCGCGGTCGTCCGCGCTCGGCGACCCGGCGGAGACCGACGACGGCTTCAGCGGCGAGCAGCCGCAGTACGTGAACGTCGCCGACCACCCCATCTTCGAGGGAACCGGTGACGAGCCGATTCTCCTCCACGAAGCCACGTTCTCGGACAAGACGTGGTTCAGCGGCACCGACGCCGAGGTCCTGGCCGACGTCTCCAACGGCGAGGTCCAGGGCGCTGGCGTCGCAGTCAGCGAGGCGCGCTGGGACATCCTCGGCGCGTCTCTCGGCTACAGCTCGTTCGTCGGCGACGACGACTTCACCGAGGACGCGGACACCATCCTCGGCAACATGGTCACCCTCGCCGTGGACACGCCGGATCCGGCAGGCACGGTGAGCGTCACCGACACGATGGTCACGCCGGACAGCTCGGCGACCGTGACCCTCGAGACCGACGTGTCGAACGCCACGGGCTACGAGGCCACCATCGAATTCGACCCGGAGAAGCTCCAGGTCGAGGACGTGTCCGGTGAGAACATGGCCGACCCCGTGATGGAGGTCGACAACGAGGACGGCGAGATATTCCTGACGCAAGCGCAGGCGTCGGGTGCCGACGCGCCCGAGATGGCCGAGATCGAGTTCGAGGTCATCGATATGCAGAACGGCGAGGAGGCCGACGTCAGCCTCGTCGGCTCCGAGTCCGCGGTCTACGACCCGAGCGGTGAGGCCTACACCACCAACTGGGACAACGGCCACGTCATGGTGCTCGAGGGCGACCTCGGTGACGTGAACGCGGACGGCGAGATCACTGCTGGTGACGCGGTCATCGTCCAGCGGTACATCGCCGGTCTGCCGACCGACGTGCCGGACGAACAGATCGAAGTGCTCGGCGACGTCAACCAAGACGGCCAGATCACGTCCGCCGACGTGACCTACATCCTGCAGATCGTCGCCGGCATCGAGGAGCCGCCGGAGATGAACGCGGTCGGCAGTCAGTCGCCCGTCGCCACTTCGGTCTTCGAAGCGACCGCCGGTCCGAGCGCAGTCGCGCTCTAGCCGGTCGAACCACCCGCCGACACCCCTACCCGGTCCATATTTCAGTACGTCCGCGGTCCGAGTCTGCAAAAAACTGATACCCACCACGCGACATTTCGATACGATGATTGACACCACACACCGTTCGATCGCCGTCGCGGCGCTCGTCGTGGCCGTCGCCGTCACCACGGCGGCCGCCCCAGTCGTCGCGGCGACCGCCGGAACTGACGGACGCACGCTCGACAGCCAGGACCAGCCCCGGATGCAGTTGGGGTCCGCCACCGTCGACCCCGGCGAGACGACGACAGTCGAACTCGCCACGGACGCCACCGGCGTCGCCGGCTACCAGGCGAACGTCACGTTCGACCCGGCCGTCGTCTCCGTCGAGTCGGTCGCCGGCTCCGACAGCTTCGGCGACCCGGTCGTGAACGTGAACAACGACGAGGGCTGGGTGTTCGTCACGCAGTCGCAGGTCGACGGCACGGACGAGCCCGTCCTCGCCACCATCACGTTCGCGGCCGTCGGCGACGACGGCGCGCGTTCCTCGCTCGGATTCGTCGACGAGGAGACCGTCCTCAACGACGCCGACTCCACGACCGTCGAGGTCTCGCTGTCGCCCGGCGAGGTGACGGTCGCCGCCGGCGACGTGTCCAGCGACGCCAGCGGTAGCGACAGCAGTAACGAGGACAGCCAGAACGACGTCGACAAGCAGAAATCCGACGCCAGTGACGGCGGCGGGGGTGGCGGCCCGCTCGGCGGCGTCGACCCGGTCGTCGTCGGCGGTGGTGCGGCCGCCCTCGGCGGCACCGCCGCGGCGGGCGTCTACCTCGGCCAGCGCCTCGGGTAGCCCGCCCGGCACCCGGAGCGCGGCGCGCACGCGGACCGCGACCCACCGAAATTTCTTGCCGAGGGAAACAGAACAACGACGTGATGCCCCAGCCCTCCATCGAGCGCCGGTCATCGCTCAGCCACCTCCTGCTCGTCTGGGTCCTCGTCGGGTCCTCGCTCGCGGGCCTCGGCGTCGCGCTCGTCGAGGCTCTCCCCGTCACGACTCCCGTAGCTCCCGTGAACGTCGGCTTGCTGTTCGGGACTGCCCTCGTCGCCGCGCTCTGGACTGGTGGCTTCCGGCCGTCGCTCCGCGCGAGCGCCGGCTACTTCGTCGCCACGCACACCCTGCAGTTCCTGCTCGTCGTCGGCTCGGTGTTTTTCACCTCGCCCGACTCGGGGCTCTCCCCGTGGCAGGTCGTCGCGCTCCAATGCGTCTCGATAGCGATTCTGGCCGCACTCGCGTTCACGGCGCTCGGTGAGCGAGTCCGCGCTACCGTATGGACGTGGGGACGGCGACTCGCCAAGCGACCGCCGGAGTGAGTCGATAGTGGCCGGTCCGCGGTCGCTACCGGTTCTCCCGCTGCTCGACCTTGTTCAGTTCGATGAGCAGCCGGAAGATGGCCTTCACGAGGTTGTCGTCGACGTCGAACGCCGCGGCGTTTTTCCCGGCGCGCTCCATCACCGCCTGCTCCTGGGACTCGTCGGTCGTCGCCAGCCCCTGTTCGTCTTTCACGTCGGCGATGGTCTCGGCGACGTAGGTGCGTCGCGCGATGAGGTCGACGATTTCGCGGTCGATGCTCTCGATCTCCTCTCGGAGTTCGTCCAGTGTCATGTCGTTCGGGCCCCGGTCAGTTGCGTCGTCGTCTCCCTGACCGTCCCCGGGTTCTCGTTCCATAGCGTAGCCACCTCCTGGATGCCGTCGGCGTCCCCGACCGCCACGTAGCTCGGCCCCGTCCCGGACAGCGACACGCCGGTCGCGTGCGGGAGCGCCGCCACCGCG encodes:
- a CDS encoding DUF7344 domain-containing protein, which produces MSVSQTKPDESGREPDNQDESGVGTLQHRSATTDDNADDVDRVFDVLANRRRRQILYLLDDAENNAAEVPELASTIAAWEEGIADPVSVTYDDRKSVQAAVYQHHAPKMAAADLVEFDKRACRLELDPDVDVDALLDRTPEPADDGDNRALSAVSVSAVALATTVSHLASPAVVSGPVAVVVLVVCACALAGLAHDAYTNDD
- a CDS encoding cohesin domain-containing protein gives rise to the protein MIDTTHRSIAVAALVVAVAVTTAAAPVVAATAGTDGRTLDSQDQPRMQLGSATVDPGETTTVELATDATGVAGYQANVTFDPAVVSVESVAGSDSFGDPVVNVNNDEGWVFVTQSQVDGTDEPVLATITFAAVGDDGARSSLGFVDEETVLNDADSTTVEVSLSPGEVTVAAGDVSSDASGSDSSNEDSQNDVDKQKSDASDGGGGGGPLGGVDPVVVGGGAAALGGTAAAGVYLGQRLG
- the surE gene encoding 5'/3'-nucleotidase SurE encodes the protein MDSEPEILVTNDDGIDAPGIRALAEGLDAVGNVTVVAPADDKSATGRAMSSEVRVHDHDLGYAVEGTPSDCVVAGLEALGPYPDLVVAGVNEGGNLGMYVLGRSGTVSAAVESAFFGVPAIAVSMYMREDQFGEPTAVEDYEHAVDATTHLADAAVETDVFEAADYLNVNAPHPEADATGEMVVTRPSHAYDMTADQHGDTVALRDRLWDAMASGDIPDPEGTDRRAVLDGHVSVSPLTAPHTTERHDALDDLADRF
- a CDS encoding NUDIX hydrolase, translated to MNDALAGLVARSDATHVVREFEVPPEDLSPDADGWTAAGAVVWNPDGEVAFVETHWSDGWVLPGGGVEDGETFAAAARREVREETGLDCTVLGPRRVEEQVFRSGDESIRGWFVAFAARTDATEFGDDLGERADEIERVGWFDGSPPSVAGVLDAEAMLRDCRVE
- a CDS encoding chorismate mutase; this translates as MEREPGDGQGDDDATDRGPNDMTLDELREEIESIDREIVDLIARRTYVAETIADVKDEQGLATTDESQEQAVMERAGKNAAAFDVDDNLVKAIFRLLIELNKVEQRENR
- a CDS encoding NUDIX hydrolase → MSSEHLNRGFVDEQVERLRAEYGPVPVSEETVEVEAGAFPEYVENARDGYVGSAYTWTVRAPEQAAERSESYSGGVEDRERALLVLPRGESAWGVPGGGLEGEESVEDAAVRETREEAGVDCEIAGLWHLNRCRWRSEDDADGRVSHTLHVYFDAEYTGGSVAVQASEVNGAAWFAERPARLGEPSGERADAFF
- a CDS encoding S8 family serine peptidase; its protein translation is MNRKAVFATIFAVLLALAPAAGMAGATAAPAGGTDAVANALDGDVENPNAAVEFGAPGDVDAALQDAEGTVEVVLRLEAIDRASIQDVTGQAAIQSLKTHAAATQQNLLRFAGQTDGVEVVEQLWIANAVLAEVDTDEVSIEELTRIKGVERAHANFELTVPEPAQQRAASADGVQVDSYNTTYGLSQINATEVWDEYNTMGDGVGVAVLDTGVDPDHPDIDIDPDNFVEATEDGVENVDPYDSAEHGTHTSGTVTGGNASGEYIGVAPDATLYHGLVISGGSGSFVQVANGMQWAANESGVDVVSMSLGGEGYSEQMIEPTQNIEAAGKILVASAGNSGAGTSGSPGNVYEAVAAGASNEAGGIADFSSGEEIDTESAWGDAAPSDWPDSYTVPDYAAPGVAVKSAAPGGGYQELSGTSMAAPHMSGAVALMLSAAGDIDQATVEDALTESAWTPTEDPDPTRYGDGIIDIYNATDQVALEQEITGTVTDTDGSPIAGATVSTDQGFEATTNAEGEYTVLAETGNVSVTADAFGAESATETVEVGDNETAVQNFSLEPALGVTLESGQASAIEGGENASATVNVANLDSYTAELADGYSEADATLYLNGDEIQFGETVELGGYSGTATVTVETAANTTGSLSIEHSFAGLGDSVNVTTGPTEVYENFVQVGVVDDDGGYGGAVASTIEAETPGNYSVSVIGSDTAIDSVDEYDAYVVQQIDEDNADAFTSATAGYSVGTVYLDQWASDSNGIEARSSALGDPAETDDGFSGEQPQYVNVADHPIFEGTGDEPILLHEATFSDKTWFSGTDAEVLADVSNGEVQGAGVAVSEARWDILGASLGYSSFVGDDDFTEDADTILGNMVTLAVDTPDPAGTVSVTDTMVTPDSSATVTLETDVSNATGYEATIEFDPEKLQVEDVSGENMADPVMEVDNEDGEIFLTQAQASGADAPEMAEIEFEVIDMQNGEEADVSLVGSESAVYDPSGEAYTTNWDNGHVMVLEGDLGDVNADGEITAGDAVIVQRYIAGLPTDVPDEQIEVLGDVNQDGQITSADVTYILQIVAGIEEPPEMNAVGSQSPVATSVFEATAGPSAVAL